TATTACCGCGGCTGCTGGCACGTAGTTGGCCGGTCCTTCTTCTGCAGGTACCGTCACTCTCGCTTCGTCCCTGCTGAAAGAGGTTTACAACCCGAAGGCCGTCATCCCTCACGCGGCGTTGCTGCGTCAGACTTTCGTCCATTGCGCAATATTCCCCACTGCTGCCTCCCGTAGGAGTCTGGGCCGTGTCTCAGTCCCAGTGTGGCCGGTCGCCCTCTCAGGCCGGCTACCCGTCGACGCCTTGGTAGGCCATTACCCCACCAACAAGCTGATAGGCCGCGAGCCCATCCCCAACCGCCAGAACTTTCAACCAACCACCATGAGGCGGCCAGTATTATCCGGTATTAGACCCCGTTTCCGAGGCTTATCCCAAAGTTGAGGGTAGGTTGCTCACGTGTTACTCACCCGTTCGCCGCTCGTGTACCCCCGAAGGGGCCTTACCGCTCGACTTGCATGTGTTAAGCACGCCGCCAGCGTTCGTCCTGAGCCAGGATCAAACTCTCCGTTGAAAAATATGACAACCAGTCAAAGACCGGATAGTCGACACATCGAGTGATCCTTTGAATCAGAAACAATCAAACTGACTTGTCATCCGTATTAATTTCAAAGGAATCCGCCACAGAACAAGACAACCAACCACCCAAAATCTCGAAGAGACCAGGGTAGAAAAGCCATCAAATGCCTGTGAACGGGGATACTTCAATTTCGGCATTGACTTTCGGCACGCTGTTGAGTTCTCAAGAATCGGACGCACACCGCAGCTTGGCCTTGCAGCCAGGCTCCCGGGGCAACCTGCGTTACTTTACCGGACCAGATCCACCGAGTCAAGACTCAATTTTTCTGACCCTCCACCCGCGTCCAGTCGGCCGACCCGAGTCCGAGGACACGTTTCGGCTGCTCTAGCCTTGGGGGGTTCGGAGCGGCCGGCCGCTTTCGCGTCCTGCGCTTCGCTCCAACAAGAAGAACATTACGTGGCCCGCAGGTGACCGGTCAAATCGGCCCCCGGTGTGCTGAATCACAGGCTTGTAATTTGCCTTCGGCAACCCCGTTGTGGGAGTGGAGCCCACCCCCACACCGGAGCCGTCAGCCCTGCGTCAGCTCTAGGTCAGCCCTGCGCCGGTGACGCCAGAACCCCTGCAAATGAACGCTTCCCGCGACGCAGCACCAGCACGCCACCCGGCAGCAGGTCCTCCGCGGCCGGCACGTACTCCGCGTCCTTCACCTTCTCGTTGTTCAGGTACGCGCCACCTTCGGCGACCGTCCGCCGTGCGGCCGACTTACTCGCCACCAGGCCGGACTTCACCAGCAGGTCGCCGTACGTCGGCATCGGTTCGCCGGAGCCCAGCTCCACATGCGGTGCTTCGCGTAGTGCTGCCACGAGAGTGGAGCCGTCCAGTGCCCCAAGCTCCCCCTGGCCGAACAAGGCCCTAGAGGCCTCCTGCACACGTCGAGTCTCCTCGGCCCCATGGACCAAGGTCGTCACGTCCTCAGCCAGCACCCGTTGCGCTTCCCGTGCCTGTGGCCGTTCCGCGGTCGCCTGCTCGAGAGCGGCCAGCTCCTCCGCCGTACGGAACGTGTAGAACCGCACCAGCTGCATCACGTCGCGGTCGTCGCTGTTGAACCAGAACTGGTAGAACGCGTACGGCGTCGTCAGCTCCCGGTCCAGCCACACCGTCCCGGACTCGGTCTTCCCGAACTTCGTCCCGTCGGCTTTGGTCACCAGCGGCGTCGCCAGCGCGTGCGCCTTGCCGGACTCGCTACGACGGATGAGCTCGACACCCGCCGTCAGGTTCCCCCACTGGTCGCTGCCACCGGTCTGCAGCGTGCAGTTGTGCCGCCGGTACAGCTCCAGGAAGTCCAGCGACTGCAGCAGCACGTAGCTGAACTCCGTGTAGCTGATCCCCTGCTCCAACCGCGCCTTCACCACCTCGCGGCCGAGCATCCGGTTCACCGGGAAGTGCTTCCCGATGTCCCGCAGGAAGTCGAGCGTGTTGAGGTCCTTCGTCCACTCGTAGTTGTTGACGATCCGGGCCGGGTTCGGCAGGGACTCGTCGAAGTCGACGAACTTCTCCACCTGGCCGCGGACCTTCTCGACCCACTCGTGGACGATGTCCTTCGGGTTCAGCACCCGCTCGGACGTCTCCTTCGGGTCACCGATCAACCCGGTGGCGCCGCCAACGAGCCCGATCGGGTTGTGGCCGGCCAGCTGGAGCCGTCGCAGCG
This Kribbella sp. NBC_00482 DNA region includes the following protein-coding sequences:
- the tyrS gene encoding tyrosine--tRNA ligase, with translation MTERRTQVLDDLESRGLIAHSTDPDALRASMAAGPITSYVGFDPTAPSLHMGNLLQLLTLRRLQLAGHNPIGLVGGATGLIGDPKETSERVLNPKDIVHEWVEKVRGQVEKFVDFDESLPNPARIVNNYEWTKDLNTLDFLRDIGKHFPVNRMLGREVVKARLEQGISYTEFSYVLLQSLDFLELYRRHNCTLQTGGSDQWGNLTAGVELIRRSESGKAHALATPLVTKADGTKFGKTESGTVWLDRELTTPYAFYQFWFNSDDRDVMQLVRFYTFRTAEELAALEQATAERPQAREAQRVLAEDVTTLVHGAEETRRVQEASRALFGQGELGALDGSTLVAALREAPHVELGSGEPMPTYGDLLVKSGLVASKSAARRTVAEGGAYLNNEKVKDAEYVPAAEDLLPGGVLVLRRGKRSFAGVLASPAQG